The following are encoded in a window of Roseimaritima ulvae genomic DNA:
- a CDS encoding serine/threonine protein kinase, whose product MGFLDSLRSLLPGSSDASSADGPEGSSDKHKDKKASTKSSGKPKKKSTAAARTKCDIEARFERMRSSVSGTMGNFFLARDRQLKRIVGVKVCDPEKVELFEARFKGLKKPSEGEIAMQMMHPRVMETLEHGETTRGERYLVTEYIEGPSLQHVVQTANEEEVAGKRVNLIRQMAEAIAYVHSKEFIHRDICPRNFICLPDLVGLKLIDFGLTVPATPPFMTPGNRTGTPVYMSPEIVRRRSTDKRVDIFSFGMSAYCLLTFQFPWNVTDTTGRAALQHDTALPTDIFERRPNLDPRLGKAIMHCLQPKAEDRMPSMTQFLQQISRVEQEEQ is encoded by the coding sequence ATGGGCTTTCTGGATTCCTTACGATCGCTGCTGCCAGGTTCCTCCGACGCGTCCTCCGCTGACGGTCCCGAAGGTTCCAGCGACAAACACAAAGATAAGAAGGCGTCGACCAAGTCGAGCGGCAAGCCGAAAAAGAAGAGCACCGCCGCGGCGCGTACCAAGTGCGACATCGAAGCTCGGTTTGAACGCATGCGTTCTTCGGTATCGGGCACGATGGGTAATTTTTTCTTGGCCCGCGACCGACAGCTCAAACGCATCGTGGGCGTGAAAGTCTGTGATCCTGAAAAGGTCGAACTGTTTGAAGCCCGCTTCAAAGGTTTGAAAAAGCCCAGCGAAGGGGAGATCGCCATGCAGATGATGCACCCCCGCGTGATGGAAACGCTCGAGCATGGCGAAACGACTCGCGGCGAACGCTACCTGGTGACCGAATACATCGAAGGCCCCAGTTTGCAGCACGTCGTGCAGACGGCCAATGAAGAAGAAGTGGCGGGCAAACGGGTCAATCTGATCCGGCAAATGGCCGAAGCGATCGCGTACGTCCACAGCAAAGAATTCATCCACCGCGATATCTGCCCCCGCAACTTTATCTGCCTGCCGGATCTGGTGGGCCTCAAACTGATTGACTTCGGCCTCACCGTGCCGGCCACCCCTCCCTTTATGACGCCCGGAAACCGCACCGGCACACCGGTCTATATGTCACCCGAAATCGTCCGTCGACGCTCCACCGACAAACGCGTTGATATTTTTTCCTTCGGGATGTCGGCTTACTGCCTGCTGACCTTCCAGTTCCCCTGGAACGTGACGGATACCACGGGCCGCGCGGCCTTGCAGCACGATACGGCCTTGCCCACCGATATCTTCGAACGCCGCCCCAACTTGGATCCGCGACTGGGCAAAGCCATCATGCACTGCCTGCAACCCAAAGCCGAAGATCGCATGCCTTCGATGACCCAGTTCCTGCAACAGATCTCCCGCGTCGAACAGGAAGAGCAGTAA
- a CDS encoding putative sugar nucleotidyl transferase, with protein sequence MHVLCFEDAATAKLAPITTARPAYAIGCASFHLLDWLQRLDCPILGSVRPHLHTLQKVDYGLTALTSERAGEPMLLVNARMVPSQANYAALSEMLTHGQGGHIEDASGIAAAYLPAGWKVPTPDPATDPQALTSIDHIIAAACLQPAIEGSLDLFQWPHDVVSWHMRLMPENMQRRIEENGFKQLQDGVFVAEDATLGEHAVIDTSEGPILLDRNVKVGPFCYLSGPVYAGRNTRVIEHAALKDGVALGHTVKIGGEVEASVIEPYSNKQHHGFLGHSYLGSWINLGAGTCNSDLKNTYGKINVEYNGQRVATDMQFMGCVMGDYAKTAINTGIFTGKVIGVAAMLYGFVTSNVPSFVNYARLFGQMAEIPPEVMINTQARMFSRRKVEQRDCDAQLMRDMFRLTAPEREQNEELSML encoded by the coding sequence ATGCACGTGCTTTGTTTCGAAGATGCGGCCACCGCCAAGCTGGCCCCGATCACCACCGCTCGTCCGGCATACGCCATCGGCTGTGCCTCGTTCCACCTGCTGGATTGGTTGCAGCGGCTGGACTGTCCTATCCTGGGCAGCGTGCGGCCGCATCTGCACACCCTTCAGAAGGTGGACTACGGTCTGACGGCCTTAACAAGTGAACGAGCCGGCGAACCGATGTTACTAGTCAACGCTCGGATGGTTCCTTCCCAGGCCAACTATGCGGCCCTGTCCGAAATGTTAACCCACGGCCAAGGCGGCCACATCGAAGACGCCTCCGGAATAGCGGCGGCCTACCTGCCGGCTGGCTGGAAAGTGCCGACGCCGGACCCGGCAACCGATCCCCAGGCCTTAACCTCGATCGATCACATCATCGCGGCCGCCTGCCTGCAACCCGCCATCGAAGGTTCCCTGGACCTGTTCCAATGGCCTCACGACGTGGTTTCCTGGCACATGCGATTGATGCCTGAAAACATGCAACGGCGAATTGAAGAAAACGGATTCAAACAGCTTCAAGATGGCGTATTCGTAGCCGAGGACGCCACGCTGGGAGAGCACGCGGTGATCGATACCAGCGAGGGCCCGATCCTGCTGGACCGCAACGTCAAAGTCGGACCGTTCTGTTATCTCAGCGGCCCCGTCTATGCAGGCCGCAATACCCGAGTCATCGAACACGCGGCTTTAAAAGACGGCGTGGCGTTGGGGCATACGGTCAAGATCGGCGGCGAAGTCGAAGCCTCGGTGATCGAACCGTATTCAAACAAACAGCACCACGGGTTTCTGGGACATAGCTACCTGGGCAGCTGGATTAACCTGGGCGCCGGCACCTGTAACAGTGACCTGAAAAACACCTACGGAAAAATCAATGTCGAATACAACGGGCAACGCGTGGCCACCGACATGCAGTTCATGGGCTGTGTGATGGGCGACTATGCCAAAACCGCCATCAACACCGGCATCTTTACCGGCAAGGTGATCGGTGTGGCCGCCATGCTATACGGTTTTGTGACCAGCAACGTACCCAGTTTCGTGAACTACGCGAGGTTGTTTGGTCAGATGGCCGAGATCCCGCCGGAGGTGATGATCAACACGCAGGCGCGGATGTTCAGCCGCCGGAAAGTCGAACAGCGGGATTGCGACGCTCAATTGATGCGCGACATGTTCCGGCTGACAGCGCCCGAGCGTGAGCAGAACGAAGAGCTGTCGATGTTATAA
- a CDS encoding A24 family peptidase, with amino-acid sequence MAFWIQLPLPVRLAVLSLVGVIAGGFVNWAIYAWATFRVPVSPWSRVPAGMAARHWFTRLPVVGWWARAAETPQQLAAARERLTRLGYEVPPEWTPRMPFWLRPMAIELALGFALPWLYWYETQAGLVLPAGVPQAAVAAAHPTWLHWMFVGHALLLVLMTIATFIDFDEQIIPDWVTIPGTLLALGMASVSLHTFLPIPLTANGVMRLEPCTFSAPWPVGKKWGSGYGLAVGLAMWSGWCFALSTRVLILRRGWKKAVVYFFAILRRDAMTKWLGLIWLMGLVVVVMVWNIGTTHWEGLFTALVGMSVGGGTIWAVRLVASLAMGEEAMGFGDVTLMAMIGGIVGWQATGAAFFIAPLTSIFIVLITFLATGQRMTPFGPYLCAGTVITVLYWPTVWQAAILPALLLGPVFLMIMVGSLVAMGVLLGIWRAIKMRLLAA; translated from the coding sequence ATGGCCTTTTGGATCCAACTACCGCTGCCGGTGCGACTTGCTGTGCTGAGTCTTGTCGGTGTTATCGCAGGCGGTTTTGTGAACTGGGCGATCTATGCCTGGGCTACGTTTCGGGTGCCGGTCAGTCCCTGGTCGCGGGTGCCGGCGGGCATGGCGGCTCGGCATTGGTTCACGCGGTTGCCGGTCGTGGGTTGGTGGGCGCGCGCCGCCGAGACGCCGCAGCAATTGGCGGCCGCCCGTGAGCGTTTGACTCGACTGGGCTACGAAGTGCCGCCCGAGTGGACTCCGCGGATGCCGTTTTGGCTGCGTCCAATGGCCATTGAGCTGGCGCTGGGTTTCGCCTTGCCTTGGCTGTACTGGTATGAAACGCAAGCCGGACTGGTGCTGCCGGCCGGCGTGCCGCAAGCTGCCGTGGCCGCGGCGCATCCCACCTGGTTGCACTGGATGTTCGTAGGCCATGCTTTGCTGCTGGTGTTGATGACGATCGCCACCTTCATCGACTTTGATGAACAGATCATTCCCGACTGGGTGACGATCCCCGGAACTTTGTTGGCGTTGGGGATGGCCAGCGTGTCGTTGCACACCTTTCTTCCGATACCGCTGACCGCCAATGGCGTGATGCGACTGGAACCCTGTACGTTCAGCGCTCCCTGGCCGGTGGGGAAGAAATGGGGCAGCGGATATGGGTTGGCCGTGGGGCTGGCGATGTGGAGCGGTTGGTGTTTTGCCTTGTCCACACGAGTGCTGATCCTGCGGCGGGGATGGAAGAAAGCAGTGGTTTACTTCTTTGCCATCCTGCGTCGCGATGCGATGACGAAATGGTTGGGCTTGATCTGGTTGATGGGGCTGGTCGTGGTCGTCATGGTGTGGAACATCGGCACCACGCACTGGGAGGGATTGTTCACCGCATTGGTCGGCATGTCGGTCGGCGGTGGCACGATCTGGGCCGTGCGGCTGGTTGCCAGTCTGGCAATGGGCGAAGAAGCCATGGGCTTTGGCGACGTCACCTTGATGGCCATGATCGGCGGAATCGTGGGCTGGCAAGCGACCGGAGCGGCCTTTTTTATCGCTCCGCTGACGTCGATCTTTATCGTGTTGATCACGTTCCTAGCCACCGGTCAACGGATGACGCCCTTCGGCCCCTACCTTTGTGCCGGCACCGTCATCACCGTGCTGTACTGGCCGACGGTTTGGCAAGCTGCCATCTTGCCCGCCCTGCTGCTGGGGCCGGTATTCTTGATGATCATGGTCGGCTCGCTGGTCGCCATGGGCGTTCTGCTAGGGATCTGGCGAGCGATCAAGATGCGGTTATTGGCCGCGTAG
- a CDS encoding glycoside hydrolase family 10, whose product MGQFQFDIPENLLAQGGLGEDRSLWKWAYISGIEGIPWEGNVRFEQGRLTVTRRIDESGKLSVPWNIPGYGPVTLSTCSLRSGVAPYNLPLELARGSCYRVRSQADTWERAGLRMSDNFKDLLAQGTAFFLDAAQRGANPEAAGEDAMKAIRHLEAASADLLESYAAQALAFRRDNEGRLGTLLGVSMPADQPPTATQTNAYVATCNAAAVRVSWADVETDAGRLDFDAVDQMFAWCEQHGLRVIAGPLFDFQDKMLPHWLYLLEDNFDGLVDAVCRFTEQAVLRYAGRVHLWNCAAGLNTRGPINLSEEQVMRLAVAIIQTVRRSDPRNPVIISFDQPYGEYLSRDRDGISPLHCADALVRAGLELSGIGLELRMNYEDIGTLPRTNLDFSQMIDRWAVLGLPLMCQLTLAAGSGSDAGALRPTEVFAPNSQLGVTEKDQLRLAGGYVRTLLAKHFVHGIIWEGWDDSRPHIFPHSGLLDDRGNPRALQQYLARLRKDFLC is encoded by the coding sequence ATGGGCCAATTTCAATTCGATATCCCTGAAAACCTGCTTGCACAGGGAGGTTTAGGAGAGGACCGATCACTCTGGAAATGGGCCTATATCTCGGGAATCGAAGGCATTCCTTGGGAAGGAAATGTCCGTTTTGAGCAGGGTCGGCTAACGGTCACCCGGCGAATTGACGAATCGGGCAAACTGTCCGTGCCCTGGAATATCCCCGGCTATGGCCCCGTCACGCTGTCCACCTGCAGCCTCCGCTCGGGGGTGGCCCCCTACAATCTGCCGCTGGAATTGGCCCGAGGCAGTTGCTACCGGGTGCGTTCGCAAGCCGACACCTGGGAACGAGCGGGCCTGCGGATGTCGGATAATTTCAAAGATTTATTGGCTCAGGGCACCGCCTTCTTCCTGGACGCCGCCCAACGCGGAGCCAATCCCGAAGCCGCCGGCGAAGACGCCATGAAGGCCATCCGTCACCTGGAGGCCGCTTCGGCCGACTTGCTGGAATCCTACGCGGCCCAGGCATTGGCCTTTCGCCGCGACAACGAAGGTCGGCTGGGAACTTTGCTGGGCGTTTCCATGCCAGCCGATCAACCACCGACCGCAACCCAGACCAATGCCTACGTGGCCACCTGCAACGCGGCGGCGGTGCGGGTTTCCTGGGCCGATGTCGAAACCGACGCCGGACGGCTGGATTTCGATGCCGTTGACCAAATGTTCGCCTGGTGCGAACAACACGGCCTCCGCGTGATCGCCGGACCGCTGTTCGACTTTCAAGACAAAATGCTGCCCCACTGGCTGTATTTGCTGGAAGACAATTTCGACGGGCTGGTCGACGCTGTGTGTCGCTTTACCGAACAGGCCGTCCTCCGCTATGCCGGTCGCGTACACCTCTGGAACTGCGCCGCCGGACTGAACACGCGCGGCCCGATCAACCTGAGCGAAGAGCAAGTCATGCGGCTGGCCGTGGCGATCATCCAAACCGTCCGTCGCTCCGATCCTCGCAACCCCGTGATCATTTCCTTTGATCAGCCCTACGGCGAATACCTGAGCCGTGACCGCGACGGGATCTCGCCGCTGCACTGCGCCGACGCCTTGGTCCGAGCCGGTCTGGAACTTAGCGGCATCGGGCTGGAACTGCGGATGAACTACGAAGACATCGGCACCCTGCCCCGCACCAATCTGGACTTCAGCCAAATGATCGACCGCTGGGCAGTCCTGGGGTTACCCTTGATGTGCCAATTAACGCTGGCCGCCGGCAGCGGTTCCGACGCCGGTGCGCTGCGACCGACCGAGGTCTTCGCTCCCAACTCGCAGCTCGGCGTTACCGAAAAAGATCAACTGCGACTGGCCGGTGGCTATGTGCGGACGCTGTTGGCTAAACACTTTGTCCACGGAATCATCTGGGAAGGCTGGGACGACTCACGTCCGCATATTTTCCCCCATAGCGGACTGTTGGACGACCGAGGCAACCCGCGCGCCTTGCAGCAATACCTGGCACGGCTGCGAAAAGATTTCTTGTGCTGA
- the accD gene encoding acetyl-CoA carboxylase, carboxyltransferase subunit beta, with product MPDAETTPTSPAQDASLEQAAETPTVPKKRGVPEGLWIKCPGCGASLYRKEVQRRLNVCPNCEYHFYVSASERIQHMLDDGTFEPCDDHLRPTDPLDFSDRKRYAERLVAEQKRTGLTDAVLTGTGMIRARRVAFAVTDSAFIMGSMGSVVGERLTRLVERATEQNLPLIIVSGSGGGARMHEGILSLMQMAKVSAALARFDKAGGLFISVLTNPTMGGVAASFASLGDLVFAEPKALIGFAGPRTIKATIGIELPEGFQTSEFLMEHGYIDRIVTRERLKSEIAQAIDYCGK from the coding sequence ATGCCAGACGCCGAAACCACCCCCACCAGCCCCGCCCAGGATGCCTCTCTCGAACAGGCCGCGGAAACCCCCACAGTGCCCAAAAAACGTGGAGTCCCCGAAGGGCTGTGGATCAAGTGCCCGGGCTGCGGGGCATCGCTGTACCGCAAAGAAGTCCAGCGGCGGCTGAACGTGTGTCCCAACTGTGAATACCATTTTTATGTGTCGGCGTCCGAACGCATCCAGCACATGCTCGACGATGGCACCTTCGAACCTTGCGACGACCACCTGCGGCCCACCGACCCCTTGGATTTTTCCGACCGCAAACGCTACGCCGAACGCTTGGTCGCCGAACAGAAACGCACCGGCCTGACCGACGCCGTGCTGACCGGCACCGGCATGATCCGGGCTCGCCGGGTGGCCTTTGCCGTCACCGATTCGGCCTTCATCATGGGCAGTATGGGCTCGGTCGTCGGCGAACGGTTGACCCGTTTGGTTGAACGCGCCACCGAGCAGAACCTGCCGTTGATCATCGTCAGCGGATCGGGCGGGGGCGCTCGCATGCACGAAGGCATTTTGTCGCTGATGCAGATGGCCAAAGTTTCCGCCGCCCTGGCTCGCTTTGACAAAGCCGGCGGGTTGTTTATCAGCGTGCTGACCAATCCCACCATGGGAGGCGTGGCCGCCAGTTTCGCCTCGCTGGGCGATCTGGTGTTCGCCGAACCCAAAGCCCTGATCGGTTTCGCCGGTCCGCGAACGATCAAAGCTACGATCGGGATCGAATTGCCCGAAGGCTTTCAGACCAGCGAGTTTTTGATGGAACACGGCTACATCGATCGCATCGTGACCCGCGAGCGGCTGAAGAGTGAAATCGCACAGGCAATCGATTACTGCGGAAAATAA
- a CDS encoding M48 family metallopeptidase, with product MSSRSAIKFKCPHCSVVMRAPLQAQGRKGTCKQCQAKILVPRMPAATPAPKPLPPLAEEIPDLSHSAAAAASVIADTEPVSPVAGEAGFDQLLDQLQVAANASVDQQRRRLIASKFTSQQIAAAFSGKIQRAETSESYRGSMAGVAAMMFMLPVGYLLLILTCIVLLLAYVVFGIPYFSGGFFRHSIIGLFIFLAAAAPAVALAITLVFMIKPIFVKSRKRQRSRELSRKDQPTLFALIDQVCDAADAPRPTRVEVNMELNASASLGDRMFSFLGDELVLTIGLPLFVALDAQQLAGVLAHEFGHFTQDAGMRATRVVRGVNGWFARLVYQRDVMDVLLEVAMTETPTVLGLVFALGQLFVWIARGILWCFMMVGHALSSALMRQMEFDADHFEIQLVGSSVFERTSRDMQRYSIAYQRGMEQAGNWLAKNRLADDLTLLMKHFAPQVTRAELAKLEKLEDENVFLSTHPTSQQRIEKAHQAAAAGVFHLQGPATGLVHHFESLCQAVTCEFYREALEADVQLQHLRPTAELLKG from the coding sequence ATGTCATCGCGTAGTGCCATTAAGTTCAAATGTCCGCATTGCAGCGTGGTGATGCGTGCGCCGCTGCAAGCTCAAGGACGCAAGGGCACCTGCAAACAGTGCCAAGCGAAGATCCTTGTGCCACGCATGCCCGCGGCGACGCCGGCTCCCAAGCCGCTGCCGCCGTTGGCCGAAGAGATCCCCGATCTATCTCACTCTGCTGCAGCGGCCGCGAGCGTCATTGCCGACACGGAACCAGTCAGTCCGGTGGCGGGCGAGGCCGGCTTTGATCAGTTGCTGGACCAGTTGCAAGTCGCTGCCAACGCATCGGTCGATCAGCAGCGCCGTCGACTGATCGCCAGCAAGTTTACTTCACAGCAGATTGCGGCGGCTTTTAGCGGCAAAATCCAAAGAGCGGAAACGTCGGAGAGCTACCGCGGCAGCATGGCGGGCGTGGCCGCGATGATGTTTATGCTGCCGGTCGGCTACCTGCTCTTGATCTTGACGTGCATCGTATTGCTGTTGGCCTACGTGGTGTTTGGGATCCCCTACTTCTCAGGAGGCTTTTTCCGCCACTCCATCATCGGGCTGTTCATTTTCTTGGCCGCCGCGGCACCGGCGGTCGCATTGGCGATCACCTTGGTTTTTATGATCAAGCCGATTTTTGTTAAGTCACGCAAGCGGCAGCGGAGTCGCGAGCTGAGCCGCAAGGACCAGCCGACACTGTTTGCGCTGATCGATCAGGTCTGTGATGCTGCCGACGCGCCTCGCCCGACTCGCGTCGAAGTGAATATGGAACTGAACGCTTCGGCCAGCTTGGGCGATCGGATGTTCAGCTTTCTCGGCGACGAACTAGTGCTGACGATCGGGCTGCCGTTGTTCGTGGCTCTGGATGCTCAACAGTTGGCAGGGGTGCTGGCCCATGAATTTGGACACTTTACGCAAGACGCGGGGATGCGAGCCACGCGCGTCGTGCGTGGGGTGAACGGTTGGTTTGCCCGCTTGGTGTATCAGCGCGACGTGATGGATGTACTGCTGGAAGTTGCCATGACCGAAACGCCGACGGTGCTGGGGTTGGTGTTCGCCCTGGGGCAATTGTTTGTCTGGATCGCGCGAGGCATCCTGTGGTGCTTCATGATGGTCGGACACGCTCTGAGCAGCGCTCTGATGCGGCAGATGGAATTCGATGCCGACCATTTCGAAATTCAACTGGTGGGCAGCAGCGTCTTCGAGCGGACCTCGCGCGACATGCAGCGATACAGCATCGCCTACCAGCGAGGCATGGAGCAGGCGGGAAACTGGCTTGCCAAAAATCGTTTGGCGGACGATTTAACCTTGCTGATGAAGCACTTTGCCCCGCAGGTCACGCGTGCCGAGTTGGCCAAGTTGGAAAAGCTGGAAGACGAAAACGTGTTCCTGTCGACTCATCCCACCTCGCAGCAAAGAATCGAAAAAGCCCACCAGGCCGCGGCCGCGGGCGTCTTCCACTTACAAGGTCCCGCCACCGGCTTGGTTCATCACTTTGAATCGCTGTGCCAAGCGGTGACCTGCGAGTTCTACCGCGAGGCGCTGGAAGCGGATGTGCAACTGCAGCATCTGCGTCCGACGGCGGAATTGCTGAAGGGGTGA
- a CDS encoding SMP-30/gluconolactonase/LRE family protein yields the protein MKRLNFCGGLLAGLFAVLGGHAGAAAEDAKITASGPVTKIQDGFAFTEGPAVANDGTLYFTDIPNDTIHVLPVGGKIEVFVKPAGHANGLWFDSDGRLLACQMDGQVVAYDRKSKQMTVLAKQYDGVRFNAPNDLVTDAEGGLYFTDPLFRAPQPLPQGQQSVYYLAADGRVTRVSDDLPAPNGIGLSLDGKRLYVIPSQSAKMLVYEVEAAGKLSAPKVFCELKQPAGKSDTGGDGMAMDVEGNLYITTNLGIQVFNPAGKAMGLIEFPEQPANVTFGGPQRKTMYVTARHGLYAVPMPIAGR from the coding sequence ATGAAGCGATTGAATTTCTGCGGTGGCTTGCTGGCCGGACTGTTCGCCGTGCTGGGCGGCCACGCCGGTGCGGCCGCCGAGGACGCCAAGATCACCGCCAGCGGCCCAGTCACCAAAATTCAAGATGGGTTCGCCTTTACCGAAGGGCCGGCTGTCGCGAACGACGGCACGCTGTACTTCACCGACATCCCCAACGACACGATTCATGTCCTGCCGGTGGGCGGAAAAATCGAAGTGTTTGTAAAACCCGCCGGACACGCCAACGGCTTGTGGTTCGATTCGGACGGCCGCTTATTGGCTTGCCAAATGGATGGCCAAGTGGTGGCGTATGACCGCAAGAGCAAACAGATGACCGTGCTGGCCAAGCAATATGATGGGGTGCGGTTTAATGCGCCCAACGACCTGGTAACCGACGCCGAGGGCGGTTTGTATTTCACCGATCCGCTATTCCGCGCCCCGCAGCCCTTACCGCAGGGCCAGCAATCGGTGTATTACCTGGCCGCCGATGGCCGGGTAACGCGTGTCAGCGACGACCTCCCCGCTCCTAACGGCATCGGCCTCTCGCTGGACGGCAAACGTTTGTATGTGATCCCCAGCCAATCCGCCAAGATGTTGGTGTATGAAGTGGAAGCGGCCGGCAAGCTGTCCGCGCCCAAGGTCTTCTGTGAACTGAAACAGCCCGCGGGAAAAAGTGACACCGGCGGTGACGGGATGGCCATGGACGTGGAGGGCAATCTGTACATCACGACCAATTTGGGAATCCAGGTATTCAACCCCGCCGGCAAAGCGATGGGATTGATTGAGTTTCCCGAGCAACCTGCTAACGTGACGTTCGGAGGCCCACAGCGCAAAACCATGTACGTCACTGCGCGGCATGGACTGTACGCCGTACCGATGCCGATCGCCGGACGGTAA